From a single Cnuibacter physcomitrellae genomic region:
- the phoU gene encoding phosphate signaling complex protein PhoU, protein MREVFQQELREVQERLIEISKLVEVAIQKATKAFNDSDVSMAESVIADDAKIDALAAGLDELAIGILALQQPVARDLRVVVTALRVSASLERMGDIAEHIAQLARYRYPDKVVKKVLRATFAEMGELDVTVAAKLTELLATENLEILEQMRDIDDRIDELHVSVFDAVLGAAWQGEAVDTVDVTLASRYHERFADHAISIAKKVQYLVNGDWPAPGEG, encoded by the coding sequence ATGCGTGAGGTATTCCAGCAGGAGCTCCGAGAGGTCCAGGAGCGCCTGATCGAGATCTCGAAGCTCGTCGAGGTGGCCATCCAGAAGGCCACGAAGGCGTTCAACGACTCCGATGTCAGCATGGCGGAGTCGGTCATCGCCGACGACGCCAAGATCGACGCGCTCGCCGCCGGGCTCGACGAGCTCGCCATCGGCATCCTGGCGCTCCAGCAGCCGGTCGCCCGCGATCTGCGTGTCGTCGTGACCGCCCTCCGGGTCAGCGCCTCCCTCGAGCGCATGGGCGACATCGCGGAGCACATCGCGCAGCTCGCCCGCTACCGCTACCCCGACAAGGTCGTGAAGAAGGTCCTCCGGGCCACGTTCGCCGAGATGGGCGAGCTCGACGTCACCGTGGCGGCGAAGCTCACCGAGCTGCTCGCCACCGAGAACCTCGAGATCCTCGAGCAGATGCGCGACATCGACGACCGCATCGACGAGCTGCACGTGTCGGTCTTCGACGCCGTGCTCGGCGCCGCGTGGCAGGGCGAGGCCGTCGACACGGTCGACGTGACCCTGGCGAGCCGCTACCACGAGCGCTTCGCCGACCACGCGATCTCCATCGCGAAGAAGGTGCAGTACCTCGTCAACGGCGACTGGCCCGCACCCGGCGAGGGCTGA
- a CDS encoding phosphoglyceromutase: MPTEPYTLILLRHGNSEWNQKNLFTGWVDVRLSEQGVGEAKRAGQLLAESGLLPDVLYTSRLTRAIQTADLALAEADRLWIDVKRSWRLNERHYGALQGKDKAQTLEEYGPEQFKVWRRSFDVPPPPIADDDQWSQFGDPRYADLGDDLPRTECLKDVIERMLPYWHSDITGDLAAGRTVLVTAHGNSLRALVKHLDGISDDDIAELNIPTGIPLVYRLDESFSPIAPGEYLDPEAAAAGAAAVAAQGSGSK, from the coding sequence ATGCCTACTGAGCCGTACACCCTCATCCTCCTGCGCCACGGCAACAGCGAGTGGAACCAGAAGAACCTGTTCACCGGCTGGGTCGACGTGCGACTCAGCGAGCAGGGCGTCGGGGAGGCCAAGCGCGCCGGTCAGCTGCTGGCCGAGTCGGGCCTCCTGCCCGACGTGCTGTACACGTCCCGGCTCACCAGGGCCATCCAGACCGCGGACCTCGCGCTCGCGGAGGCCGACCGCCTGTGGATCGACGTCAAGCGCTCCTGGAGGCTCAACGAGCGCCACTACGGCGCGCTCCAGGGCAAGGACAAGGCGCAGACGCTCGAGGAGTACGGCCCCGAGCAGTTCAAGGTGTGGCGCCGCTCCTTCGACGTGCCGCCGCCCCCCATCGCCGACGACGACCAGTGGTCGCAGTTCGGCGACCCGCGCTACGCCGACCTCGGCGACGACCTGCCCCGCACCGAGTGCCTGAAGGACGTCATCGAGCGCATGCTGCCGTACTGGCACTCCGACATCACCGGCGACCTCGCGGCAGGCCGCACGGTCCTCGTCACCGCCCACGGCAACTCGCTCCGCGCCCTGGTGAAGCACCTCGACGGCATCTCCGACGACGACATCGCCGAGCTCAACATCCCGACCGGCATCCCGCTGGTGTACCGGCTCGACGAGTCCTTCTCGCCCATCGCCCCCGGGGAGTACCTCGACCCCGAGGCGGCCGCCGCCGGCGCCGCCGCCGTCGCGGCGCAGGGCTCCGGCTCGAAGTAG
- a CDS encoding class I SAM-dependent methyltransferase, protein MPIGEITRGTTGTNRLRRVDRWIAQLDVLRRTDDPLVVDLGYGASGVTAFELHARLARVRQDVSVLGLEISPERVARATSQLADVRDGRSTFARDAAVSFAVGGFEVPTPEGRRPAVIRAFNVLRQYAEADVAPAWERMTSRLQPEGVLVEGTCNEVGRVCSWVSVTADGPRTFSLSLRLTDLDRPSVVAERLPKALIHRNVPGERIHELLVDLDSAWQHNAALGTYGPVQRWIASADALRAAGWPVLSTRRRLRLGELTVPWEAVAPR, encoded by the coding sequence ATGCCGATCGGCGAGATCACCCGGGGGACGACCGGCACGAACCGGCTGCGACGGGTCGACCGGTGGATCGCGCAGCTCGACGTCCTGCGCCGGACCGACGATCCGCTCGTGGTCGACCTCGGCTACGGCGCGAGCGGAGTCACCGCATTCGAGCTCCACGCCCGTCTGGCCCGCGTGCGGCAGGACGTGTCCGTGCTCGGGCTCGAGATCTCCCCCGAGCGTGTGGCCCGTGCCACGTCCCAGCTCGCCGACGTCCGCGACGGACGCAGCACCTTCGCCCGCGACGCGGCGGTGTCGTTCGCCGTGGGCGGGTTCGAGGTGCCGACGCCGGAGGGCCGGCGGCCCGCGGTGATCCGCGCCTTCAACGTGCTCCGTCAGTACGCCGAGGCGGACGTCGCCCCGGCGTGGGAGCGGATGACGTCGAGGCTGCAGCCGGAGGGCGTGCTCGTGGAGGGCACCTGCAACGAGGTCGGGAGGGTGTGCAGCTGGGTCTCCGTGACAGCGGACGGCCCTCGAACCTTCTCGCTGTCGCTGCGGCTGACGGATCTCGATCGACCCTCGGTCGTGGCCGAGCGGCTCCCCAAGGCGCTCATTCACCGCAACGTCCCGGGAGAGCGGATCCACGAGCTCCTCGTCGACCTCGACAGCGCCTGGCAGCACAACGCCGCCCTCGGCACCTACGGCCCCGTGCAGCGGTGGATCGCGAGCGCCGACGCGCTGCGAGCCGCCGGGTGGCCCGTGCTCAGCACGCGGCGACGCCTGCGTCTCGGCGAGCTCACCGTACCGTGGGAGGCGGTCGCACCCCGCTGA
- the ygfZ gene encoding CAF17-like 4Fe-4S cluster assembly/insertion protein YgfZ — MTSPFLGLPGAVRSEGADEGVPAHYGNPLIEQRRLSSDRGAIVDLSTRGVVSVTGPDRLSWLDSMTSQSIRDLAPGESAETLLLDAQGHVEHAIRLIDDGATAWLLVETAETAPLAAWLDRMRFMLRVEVSDRSSDLATIGSMTQDGDLPAELAAVAETTGDLLLSWRDPWSELVAGGVQYAQADEHPAATWTWRETLVARERLPELAAAVADGRLDASGVLATEALRVAAWRPRWSTEVDERTIPHELDWMRSAVHLDKGCYRGQETVAKVHNLGHPPRRLVMLHLDGADAVLPAPGDEVAPPEPDADAVGRITSVATHFEWGPIALAVLRRSTPVDAPLVVRTGEGEVAAVQQTIVPPEAGAAVGRIPLPKLGRRRR; from the coding sequence GTGACCTCGCCGTTCCTCGGCCTCCCCGGCGCGGTGCGCTCCGAGGGTGCCGACGAGGGCGTCCCGGCCCACTACGGCAACCCGCTGATCGAGCAGCGCCGTCTGTCGAGCGACCGGGGTGCGATCGTCGACCTGTCGACCCGGGGGGTCGTGTCGGTGACCGGTCCCGACCGGCTCAGCTGGCTCGACTCGATGACCAGCCAGAGCATCCGCGATCTGGCCCCCGGCGAGTCCGCCGAGACGCTGCTGCTGGATGCGCAGGGGCACGTCGAGCACGCGATCCGGCTGATCGACGACGGTGCCACCGCGTGGCTCCTGGTCGAGACCGCGGAGACGGCGCCTCTCGCCGCCTGGCTCGACCGGATGCGGTTCATGCTGCGGGTCGAGGTGTCCGACCGCTCGTCCGACCTCGCGACGATCGGGTCGATGACGCAGGACGGCGACCTCCCGGCCGAGCTCGCCGCCGTCGCGGAGACGACGGGCGACCTGCTCCTGAGCTGGCGCGACCCGTGGTCGGAGCTCGTCGCCGGAGGGGTGCAGTACGCCCAGGCCGACGAGCATCCGGCGGCGACCTGGACGTGGCGGGAGACCCTCGTGGCGCGCGAGCGGCTGCCGGAGCTGGCGGCCGCGGTCGCCGACGGTCGGCTCGACGCCTCCGGCGTCCTCGCGACGGAGGCGCTGCGGGTCGCCGCCTGGCGCCCCCGGTGGTCCACCGAGGTCGACGAGCGCACCATCCCGCACGAGCTCGACTGGATGCGGTCGGCCGTCCACCTCGACAAGGGCTGCTACCGGGGTCAGGAGACCGTGGCGAAGGTCCACAACCTCGGCCACCCGCCGCGCCGGCTCGTCATGCTGCACCTCGACGGGGCCGATGCGGTGCTCCCCGCACCCGGCGACGAGGTGGCTCCTCCCGAGCCCGACGCGGACGCCGTGGGTCGCATCACGAGCGTCGCGACGCACTTCGAGTGGGGACCCATCGCGCTCGCGGTGCTCCGCCGGTCGACCCCGGTCGACGCACCCCTGGTGGTGCGCACCGGCGAGGGCGAGGTGGCTGCGGTGCAGCAGACCATCGTCCCGCCGGAAGCCGGTGCCGCCGTGGGCCGGATCCCGCTTCCGAAGCTGGGGCGCCGCCGGCGCTGA
- a CDS encoding FABP family protein, producing the protein MIEIPTGLPAELVPLSWLIGVWEGTGVIDYVVGEEHVTHEFGQRVSFSHDGLPYLNYSSFAWLLPTQPKADDAGDAEGDTSEAAASLETTPLTAESGYWRLSRTALEGDPGPGMLPGVGARPFTTAQSVEALRTSGGDFEVEASIIHPTGVSELYLGRVAGPRIDLATDAVLRSATAKEYSAATRMYGLVEGHLLWAWDIAALGQSIRTHASARLAKVD; encoded by the coding sequence GTGATCGAGATCCCCACAGGGCTGCCCGCCGAGCTGGTGCCGCTGTCGTGGCTCATCGGCGTCTGGGAGGGCACCGGAGTCATCGACTACGTCGTCGGTGAGGAGCACGTCACCCACGAGTTCGGCCAGCGCGTGAGCTTCAGCCACGACGGCCTCCCCTACCTCAACTACAGCTCGTTCGCCTGGCTGCTGCCCACGCAGCCGAAGGCGGACGACGCCGGCGACGCCGAGGGCGACACCTCCGAGGCCGCCGCCTCGCTCGAGACGACCCCCCTCACGGCGGAGTCGGGCTACTGGCGGCTGAGCCGGACCGCCCTGGAGGGTGACCCCGGTCCGGGCATGCTCCCCGGGGTCGGGGCCCGGCCCTTCACGACCGCGCAGTCGGTCGAGGCGCTCCGCACGTCGGGCGGCGACTTCGAGGTCGAGGCCTCGATCATCCATCCCACGGGCGTGAGCGAGCTCTACCTGGGCCGCGTCGCCGGTCCGCGCATCGATCTCGCCACCGACGCCGTGCTGCGCTCGGCGACCGCGAAGGAGTACTCCGCCGCGACGCGGATGTACGGGCTCGTCGAGGGGCATCTGCTCTGGGCGTGGGACATCGCCGCCCTCGGGCAGAGCATCCGCACGCACGCCTCCGCCCGGCTGGCCAAGGTCGACTGA
- a CDS encoding winged helix-turn-helix domain-containing protein gives MAQLLILTSTVDREVLPALSLLSHRTRQIPAEPSQLVNTPNCDLIFVDARHDLASARSLCKILSSTGVGVPVVLVLTEGGLTAVSAEWGASDVVLESAGPAEVDTRIRLSIGRQVQDQSTSKIQASGVVIDEASYSARVHGRPLDLTFKEFELLRFFAMHPSRVFTREQLLSEVWGYDYFGGTRTVDVHVRRLRAKLGDLESLIGTVRNVGYRFNFFEDDDERPAQPLAQ, from the coding sequence GTGGCGCAGCTGTTGATCCTGACCTCGACGGTCGATCGCGAGGTGCTCCCCGCACTGTCGCTGCTCAGCCACCGCACGAGGCAGATCCCCGCCGAGCCGTCGCAGCTGGTCAACACGCCCAACTGCGACCTCATCTTCGTCGACGCCCGGCACGATCTCGCCAGCGCGCGGTCGCTGTGCAAGATCCTCAGCTCGACCGGCGTCGGCGTCCCCGTCGTGCTCGTGCTCACCGAGGGCGGGCTGACCGCGGTCAGCGCCGAGTGGGGTGCGTCCGACGTCGTGCTCGAGTCGGCCGGGCCCGCCGAGGTCGACACGCGCATCCGGCTCTCGATCGGCCGCCAGGTGCAGGACCAGTCGACGTCGAAGATCCAGGCCTCGGGCGTCGTCATCGACGAGGCGAGCTACTCCGCCCGCGTGCACGGCCGCCCGCTCGACCTCACCTTCAAGGAGTTCGAGCTGCTGCGCTTCTTCGCGATGCACCCCTCGCGCGTCTTCACGCGGGAGCAGCTGCTCAGCGAGGTGTGGGGCTACGACTACTTCGGCGGCACGCGCACGGTCGACGTCCACGTCCGGCGCCTCCGCGCGAAGCTCGGCGACCTCGAGTCGCTCATCGGCACCGTCCGCAACGTCGGCTACCGCTTCAACTTCTTCGAGGACGACGATGAGCGGCCGGCTCAGCCTCTCGCTCAGTGA
- the mshD gene encoding mycothiol synthase produces MSGRLSLSLSDPAQGGEALEHLVSRALLVDGQPPFNDQALVEVMTGERSLLLAESDGTTIGAAVLSADELELVVDPEWRQEGFGARLVELVLQSRPTSTLLAWAHGDHPAARHLAARYRFEPVRTLYQLRRELSEPGTGVPAPDGYRLTAFDPAADLTDWVELNAVVFRSHPEQGRITADDVRARMREDWFDAGDFLLLRQGDDLAGYIWLKIEPGDDVGEVYVVGVSPDQAGRGLGRFLTRAGLARLAERGMRHAALYVDGDNTAAMALYRSLGFTDHTVDVQYRRDAPRAS; encoded by the coding sequence ATGAGCGGCCGGCTCAGCCTCTCGCTCAGTGACCCCGCCCAGGGCGGCGAGGCTCTCGAGCACCTCGTCTCCCGGGCGCTCCTCGTCGACGGGCAGCCGCCGTTCAACGACCAGGCGCTCGTCGAGGTGATGACGGGCGAGCGGAGTCTGCTGCTCGCCGAGTCCGACGGCACCACCATCGGCGCGGCCGTCCTCTCGGCCGACGAGCTCGAGCTCGTCGTCGACCCCGAGTGGCGCCAGGAGGGGTTCGGCGCGCGTCTGGTCGAGCTGGTGCTGCAGAGCCGCCCCACCTCGACCCTGCTGGCGTGGGCGCACGGCGATCACCCGGCCGCCCGGCACCTCGCCGCCCGCTACCGCTTCGAGCCCGTCCGCACGCTCTACCAGCTCCGCCGGGAGCTCTCCGAGCCCGGCACCGGGGTCCCCGCCCCGGACGGCTACCGACTCACCGCGTTCGACCCTGCGGCCGACCTGACCGACTGGGTCGAGCTCAACGCCGTCGTCTTCAGGTCGCACCCGGAGCAGGGGCGCATCACCGCCGACGACGTCCGCGCCCGGATGCGCGAGGACTGGTTCGACGCCGGCGACTTCCTCCTCCTGCGGCAGGGCGACGACCTCGCCGGCTACATCTGGCTGAAGATCGAGCCCGGCGACGACGTCGGCGAGGTGTACGTGGTGGGCGTCTCCCCCGACCAGGCCGGGCGGGGGCTCGGACGCTTCCTCACGCGCGCCGGGCTGGCCCGGCTCGCCGAGCGGGGCATGCGGCACGCGGCCCTCTACGTCGACGGTGACAACACCGCGGCGATGGCCCTCTACCGCTCCCTCGGATTCACCGACCACACGGTCGACGTGCAGTACCGGCGCGACGCTCCGCGCGCATCCTGA
- a CDS encoding RNA degradosome polyphosphate kinase, which produces MDDDQISLDAGIVTDFDDDYDELALASDGSPLPDQRYLDRELSWLAFNQRVLELAEDPSVPVLERANFLAIFASNLDEFFMVRVAGLKRRIATGLAVPTNNGRRPSDVLEDISITAHRLQERHARAYQDLVKPALDDAGVHIVDWASLDDDDRARLRDVFSQQIFPVLMPLAVDPAHPFPYISGLSLNLSVRVRNAKTGREEFARVKVPPVLGRFIRVDPAESVGDVRFLPLEDLIANHLGDLFAGMEVIEHHVFRVTRNEDVEVEEDETENLIQALEKELLRRRFGPPIRLEITDDMDAVTLDLIVRELDITEQEVYRLPAPLDLGGLFDLTRIERPDLKYPKHVPTTAVQLLPPEPNTKADVFKAISRGDVLVHHPYESFATSVQAFLEQAAADPDVLAIKQTLYRTSGDSPIVEALIDAAEAGKQVLALVEIKARFDEQANITWARKLEKAGVHVVYGLVGLKTHCKLALVVRQEKGRLRHYSHIGTGNYNPKTSRIYEDLGLLTADDQVGKDLTRLFNELSGYAIEKKFRRLLVAPLHLRKGLLKLIAKEEANALAGKPSGIRIKVNSIVDEAIIDGLYRASQAGVPIDIWVRGICGLKPGQPGLSETIRVRSILGRYLEHSRVFSFVNDGDPQVYIGSADMMHRNLDRRVEALVRLVDPAHLREIEGLFQLAMSDGTASWSLDADGTWTRRDHDADGAPLVDMQDELMIQISRRKRPGTTR; this is translated from the coding sequence ATGGACGACGACCAGATCTCGCTCGACGCCGGGATCGTGACCGACTTCGACGACGACTACGACGAGCTCGCCCTGGCCTCCGACGGCTCGCCGCTCCCCGATCAGCGCTACCTCGACCGGGAGCTGAGCTGGCTGGCGTTCAACCAGCGTGTGCTCGAGCTCGCCGAGGACCCGTCCGTCCCCGTCCTCGAACGCGCCAACTTCCTGGCCATCTTCGCCAGCAACCTCGACGAGTTCTTCATGGTGCGTGTGGCGGGCCTGAAGCGCCGGATCGCCACGGGGCTCGCCGTGCCCACCAACAACGGGCGCCGCCCGTCCGACGTGCTCGAGGACATCTCGATCACCGCCCACCGTCTGCAGGAGCGCCACGCCAGGGCCTACCAGGACCTCGTCAAGCCCGCCCTCGACGACGCGGGCGTGCACATCGTCGACTGGGCCTCCCTCGACGACGACGACCGCGCCCGCCTCCGCGACGTGTTCAGCCAGCAGATCTTCCCCGTGCTGATGCCGCTCGCGGTCGACCCGGCGCATCCGTTCCCCTACATCTCCGGACTCTCGCTCAACCTCTCCGTCCGGGTGCGCAACGCCAAGACCGGCAGGGAGGAGTTCGCCCGCGTCAAGGTGCCGCCGGTGCTCGGCCGCTTCATCCGCGTCGATCCCGCGGAGTCGGTGGGCGACGTGCGGTTCCTCCCGTTGGAGGACCTCATCGCGAACCACCTCGGCGACCTCTTCGCCGGCATGGAGGTCATCGAGCACCACGTGTTCCGCGTCACCCGCAACGAGGACGTCGAGGTCGAGGAGGACGAGACCGAGAACCTCATCCAGGCCCTCGAGAAGGAGCTCCTCCGGCGCCGCTTCGGGCCGCCCATCCGCCTCGAGATCACCGACGACATGGATGCGGTCACGCTCGACCTCATCGTGCGCGAGCTCGACATCACCGAGCAGGAGGTCTACCGCCTCCCTGCTCCCCTCGACCTCGGCGGACTCTTCGACCTCACCCGCATCGAGCGCCCGGACCTGAAGTACCCGAAGCACGTCCCGACCACGGCGGTGCAGCTGCTTCCCCCGGAGCCGAACACCAAGGCCGACGTCTTCAAGGCCATCTCCCGCGGTGACGTGCTCGTCCACCACCCGTACGAGTCGTTCGCGACCAGCGTGCAGGCGTTCCTGGAGCAGGCCGCCGCGGATCCCGACGTGCTGGCGATCAAGCAGACCCTCTACCGCACCTCCGGCGACAGCCCCATCGTGGAGGCGCTCATCGACGCGGCCGAGGCGGGCAAGCAGGTGCTCGCCCTCGTCGAGATCAAGGCGCGGTTCGACGAGCAGGCCAACATCACCTGGGCGCGCAAGCTCGAGAAGGCGGGCGTGCACGTCGTGTACGGCCTGGTCGGCCTCAAGACGCACTGCAAGCTCGCGCTCGTCGTGCGGCAGGAGAAGGGGCGCCTGCGCCACTACAGCCACATCGGCACGGGCAACTACAACCCGAAGACCTCGCGCATCTACGAGGACCTCGGTCTCCTCACCGCGGACGACCAGGTGGGCAAGGACCTCACCCGGCTGTTCAACGAGCTCTCCGGCTACGCGATCGAGAAGAAGTTCCGCCGCCTGCTGGTCGCGCCGCTCCACCTGCGCAAGGGGCTGCTCAAGCTGATCGCCAAGGAGGAGGCGAACGCCCTCGCCGGCAAGCCCTCCGGCATCCGGATCAAGGTCAACTCGATCGTCGACGAGGCCATCATCGACGGCCTGTACCGGGCGAGCCAGGCCGGCGTGCCCATCGACATCTGGGTCCGCGGCATCTGCGGCCTGAAGCCCGGACAGCCGGGCCTGTCCGAGACGATCCGGGTGCGCTCGATCCTCGGCCGCTACCTCGAGCACTCGCGCGTCTTCTCGTTCGTGAACGACGGCGATCCGCAGGTCTACATCGGCAGCGCCGACATGATGCACCGCAACCTCGACCGCCGTGTCGAGGCCCTCGTCCGCCTGGTCGACCCCGCGCACCTGCGCGAGATCGAGGGACTGTTCCAGCTCGCGATGAGCGATGGCACCGCCTCCTGGTCGCTCGACGCCGACGGGACGTGGACGCGGCGCGATCACGACGCCGACGGCGCCCCGCTCGTCGACATGCAGGACGAGCTGATGATCCAGATCAGCCGCCGCAAGCGACCGGGCACCACGCGGTGA
- a CDS encoding NUDIX hydrolase: protein MTVYAAGAVCWRMVDGELMVLVVHRTTHRDVSLPKGKVDPGETLPVTAVREVAEETGLAVHLGVPLGVTNYTMPNGREKVVHYWAAEVTDTQVKASRFKPNAEIAGLEWLPVDKAIGALTYDRDGEIVARLRMLAEQGVTRTFAIIALRHAKAVPAWEFSGPDADRPLTERGRGEAKRIVPTLSTYAPKRLVSSTARRCRQTIAPVAKALSLEVRLTDAIAQDAYEDGSSDVRGEIEKRLRKKRTAVLCSHGPVLPEIVREIALATGTERAATVSRSGDLPVGGFSVVHLSADQPGAGIITIESHSPQD, encoded by the coding sequence GTGACGGTCTACGCCGCCGGGGCGGTGTGCTGGCGGATGGTCGACGGCGAGCTCATGGTCCTCGTCGTCCACCGCACGACCCACCGCGACGTCTCGCTGCCCAAGGGCAAGGTCGACCCGGGCGAGACCCTCCCGGTCACCGCGGTGCGCGAGGTCGCGGAGGAGACCGGGTTGGCGGTCCACCTCGGGGTGCCGCTCGGCGTGACGAACTACACCATGCCCAACGGCCGCGAGAAGGTCGTGCACTACTGGGCGGCCGAGGTCACCGACACCCAGGTGAAGGCGTCGCGCTTCAAGCCGAACGCCGAGATCGCGGGGCTCGAGTGGCTGCCCGTCGACAAGGCCATCGGCGCGCTGACCTACGACCGGGACGGCGAGATCGTCGCCCGGCTCCGGATGCTGGCCGAGCAGGGCGTGACGCGCACCTTCGCGATCATCGCGCTGCGCCACGCCAAGGCGGTCCCGGCGTGGGAGTTCTCCGGACCCGACGCCGACCGTCCGCTCACCGAGCGCGGACGGGGCGAGGCGAAGCGCATCGTCCCGACCCTCAGCACCTACGCGCCCAAGCGGCTGGTGAGCAGCACCGCGCGCCGGTGCAGGCAGACGATCGCCCCCGTCGCGAAGGCGCTCTCCCTCGAGGTGCGACTGACCGACGCCATCGCCCAGGACGCCTACGAGGACGGCTCCTCGGACGTGCGGGGCGAGATCGAGAAGCGGCTGCGCAAGAAGCGCACCGCCGTGCTGTGCAGTCACGGCCCCGTCCTGCCCGAGATCGTGCGCGAGATCGCCCTGGCCACCGGCACCGAGCGGGCCGCGACGGTGTCGCGCTCCGGCGACCTCCCGGTCGGCGGCTTCAGCGTGGTGCACCTGTCCGCCGATCAGCCCGGCGCGGGCATCATCACCATCGAGTCCCACTCGCCCCAGGACTGA
- a CDS encoding phosphate ABC transporter substrate-binding protein PstS — MKFKNVAAMGALALVSAVALSACASDSSGTPSTSSATATTPAVDYSSLSGTITAGGSSAQANAQAAWTTAFTAQAKGVTINYDKSQGSGGGVTNWLAGSYDFAGSDSPLNADQTTQAQTLCGPDGAINIPVYLDGVAIIYNLPGTTDLKLSSATLAKIFALQITDWSDPAIAADNGGKALPAGPITTVTRSDGSGTTTTFTNYLSAVQPSIWTNKPGNKWPIEGTSAQQGGSGVVNTVKAGTGTIGYADHSAIGDLSAAAIQVGDSKDFSEFSADGVTNAFAAGATPVTGGAKGDLAQKIDYTKITGADSYPIPLVSYDILCTTFKDATQAELTKAYIGFITSDAGQKVAAKNAGSAPLPADLLSQIATSLELVK, encoded by the coding sequence GTGAAGTTCAAGAACGTCGCCGCCATGGGGGCCCTCGCCCTCGTCTCGGCTGTCGCCCTCAGCGCGTGCGCGTCCGACTCGTCCGGGACGCCGTCGACCTCGTCCGCCACCGCGACCACCCCCGCCGTCGACTACAGCTCGCTGTCCGGCACCATCACCGCCGGCGGCTCGAGCGCGCAGGCGAACGCCCAGGCCGCCTGGACGACCGCGTTCACCGCCCAGGCCAAGGGTGTCACCATCAACTACGACAAGTCGCAGGGCTCCGGCGGTGGCGTCACCAACTGGCTCGCCGGCTCGTACGACTTCGCGGGCTCCGACTCGCCCCTGAACGCCGACCAGACCACCCAGGCGCAGACGCTGTGCGGCCCCGACGGCGCCATCAACATCCCCGTCTACCTCGACGGCGTGGCGATCATCTACAACCTCCCCGGCACGACCGACCTGAAGCTCTCCTCGGCGACCCTGGCCAAGATCTTCGCGCTGCAGATCACCGACTGGAGCGACCCCGCGATCGCTGCCGACAACGGCGGCAAGGCCCTCCCGGCCGGCCCGATCACCACCGTGACCCGCTCCGACGGCTCGGGCACCACGACGACCTTCACGAACTACCTGTCGGCCGTGCAGCCCAGCATCTGGACCAACAAGCCCGGCAACAAGTGGCCGATCGAGGGCACCTCGGCCCAGCAGGGCGGTTCCGGCGTCGTGAACACCGTCAAGGCGGGCACCGGCACCATCGGCTACGCCGACCACTCCGCCATCGGCGACCTCTCGGCTGCGGCCATCCAGGTCGGCGACAGCAAGGACTTCTCCGAGTTCTCGGCCGACGGCGTGACCAACGCGTTCGCCGCGGGAGCGACCCCCGTCACCGGCGGCGCCAAGGGCGACCTCGCGCAGAAGATCGACTACACGAAGATCACCGGCGCGGATTCCTACCCGATCCCGCTGGTCTCGTACGACATCCTCTGCACCACCTTCAAGGACGCCACGCAGGCGGAGCTGACGAAGGCCTACATCGGCTTCATCACCTCCGACGCCGGCCAGAAGGTCGCCGCGAAGAACGCGGGCTCCGCTCCGCTGCCGGCCGACCTCCTCAGCCAGATCGCGACCAGCCTCGAGCTCGTCAAGTAG